One stretch of Nocardia mangyaensis DNA includes these proteins:
- the trxB gene encoding thioredoxin-disulfide reductase: MSTPVHDLIIVGSGPAGYTAAVYAARAELAPIVFEGTQFGGALMTTTEVENFPGFREGIMGPDLMEQMREQAKRFGADLRTEDVDAIDLSGTIKKVTVGDETFEAYAVILAMGSAARYLNVPGEQQLLGRGVSACATCDGFFFKGQDIVVVGGGDSAMEEATFLTKFAASVTIVHRREEFRASRIMLERAKANPKIKFVLNAEVARVNGETSVTSLTLRDTRTGEESELAATGLFVAVGHDPRSELVKGQVALDGEGYVQVSDPSTATDVAGVFAAGDLVDHTYRQAITAAGTGCRAAIDAERWLAEQGDITANTLDHADGPAAVRAN, from the coding sequence ATGAGCACGCCAGTTCACGACCTGATCATCGTCGGCTCAGGCCCCGCCGGGTACACCGCGGCCGTCTACGCCGCTCGTGCCGAGCTCGCCCCGATCGTCTTCGAAGGCACCCAGTTCGGCGGTGCCCTGATGACGACCACCGAGGTGGAGAACTTCCCCGGTTTCCGCGAGGGCATCATGGGCCCGGACCTGATGGAGCAGATGCGTGAGCAGGCCAAGCGTTTCGGCGCCGACCTGCGCACCGAGGACGTCGACGCGATCGACCTGTCCGGCACCATCAAGAAGGTCACCGTCGGTGACGAGACCTTCGAGGCCTATGCCGTCATCCTCGCGATGGGCTCGGCGGCCCGCTATCTCAACGTCCCCGGTGAGCAGCAGCTGCTCGGCCGCGGTGTGAGCGCCTGCGCCACCTGCGACGGCTTCTTCTTCAAAGGCCAAGACATCGTGGTGGTCGGCGGCGGCGACTCGGCCATGGAGGAAGCGACCTTCCTCACCAAGTTCGCGGCCAGCGTCACCATCGTGCACCGCCGCGAGGAGTTCCGCGCTTCGCGGATCATGCTCGAGCGCGCGAAGGCCAACCCCAAGATCAAGTTCGTGCTCAACGCCGAAGTGGCGAGAGTCAACGGCGAGACCAGCGTCACCAGCCTGACCCTGCGCGACACCCGTACCGGCGAGGAGTCCGAGCTCGCCGCGACCGGCCTGTTCGTCGCGGTCGGCCACGACCCGCGCAGCGAACTCGTCAAGGGCCAGGTCGCTCTCGACGGCGAGGGCTATGTGCAGGTGAGTGATCCGAGCACCGCCACCGATGTGGCCGGCGTGTTCGCCGCGGGCGATTTGGTCGACCACACCTACCGCCAGGCGATCACCGCCGCGGGCACCGGCTGCCGCGCCGCGATCGATGCCGAGCGCTGGCTCGCCGAGCAGGGCGACATCACCGCCAATACGCTCGACCATGCCGACGGACCGGCCGCGGTGCGCGCCAACTGA
- the trxA gene encoding thioredoxin, translating into MADSANTITVTDQSFADDVLLSEKPVLVDFWADWCGPCKMVAPVLEEIAGSHADKLTIAKLDTEANPGTARDYQILSLPTMILFQGGKPVKQIVGAKGKAALLRELDGLI; encoded by the coding sequence ATGGCCGACAGCGCCAACACCATCACCGTCACCGATCAGTCCTTCGCCGATGACGTCCTGCTCAGCGAGAAGCCGGTGCTGGTCGACTTCTGGGCCGACTGGTGCGGTCCGTGCAAGATGGTCGCCCCGGTGCTGGAGGAGATCGCGGGCTCGCACGCCGACAAGCTGACCATCGCCAAGCTCGACACCGAGGCCAACCCGGGCACCGCACGCGACTACCAGATCCTGTCCCTGCCCACCATGATCCTGTTCCAGGGTGGCAAGCCGGTGAAGCAGATCGTCGGCGCCAAGGGCAAGGCGGCGCTGCTGCGCGAACTCGACGGCCTCATCTGA
- a CDS encoding N-acetylmuramoyl-L-alanine amidase: MHRLRHGDSGPAVAEVRSTLASLGLLHPQHGQSLDGADPREYWKETDAVFDRPLDSAIRAFQQQRGLLVDGVVGPATYRALKEASYRLGARTLIYQLSAPLYGDDVATLQRRLQDLGFYVYRVDGYFGPHTHEGLSAFQREIGLSADGICGPDTLRSLELLGARVTGGNPHRIAEEEVVHRAGPQLTGKRIVIDPGFGGADKGFAVPTEFGDVYESEILWDLASRLEGRMAATGMETFLSRPWGANPTDVERAETSNAFDADLMISLRCATSDNPSAKGVAGFYFGNSHGSVSMIGQVLAGFIQREVVARTSVQDCRTHQRTWDLLRLTKMPTVQVDLGYLTNDYDASVLTNPRMRDVIAEAILISVKRLYLLGQDDQPTGTYTFAELLAEELAAADAGTVP; the protein is encoded by the coding sequence ATGCACCGACTTCGTCACGGCGATTCAGGACCAGCCGTCGCAGAGGTTCGGAGCACCCTCGCAAGCCTCGGTCTCCTGCATCCCCAGCACGGCCAGTCCCTCGACGGCGCCGACCCGCGGGAGTACTGGAAGGAAACCGACGCGGTGTTCGATCGTCCGCTCGACTCGGCGATCCGTGCGTTCCAGCAGCAGCGTGGCCTCCTGGTCGACGGCGTGGTCGGTCCGGCGACTTACCGCGCCTTGAAGGAAGCCTCCTATCGGCTGGGTGCCCGCACACTGATCTATCAGCTCTCGGCCCCGCTCTACGGCGACGATGTGGCCACCCTGCAGCGCAGGCTGCAGGACCTCGGTTTCTACGTGTACCGGGTGGACGGCTACTTCGGTCCGCACACCCACGAGGGGCTCAGCGCCTTCCAGCGTGAGATCGGCCTGTCCGCCGACGGCATCTGCGGGCCCGACACCCTGCGTTCGCTGGAACTGCTCGGCGCGCGCGTCACCGGTGGCAATCCGCACCGCATCGCCGAGGAAGAGGTGGTGCACCGGGCCGGGCCGCAGCTCACCGGCAAGCGCATCGTGATCGATCCCGGATTCGGCGGAGCCGACAAGGGTTTCGCGGTGCCCACCGAATTCGGTGACGTCTACGAGTCGGAGATCCTGTGGGATCTCGCCTCGCGACTCGAGGGCCGAATGGCGGCCACCGGCATGGAAACCTTCCTGTCCCGGCCGTGGGGTGCCAACCCCACCGATGTGGAACGCGCCGAGACCTCCAACGCCTTCGACGCCGACTTGATGATCTCGCTGCGCTGCGCCACCAGCGACAACCCGTCGGCCAAGGGAGTGGCCGGGTTCTACTTCGGCAACTCACACGGCTCGGTGTCGATGATCGGCCAGGTGCTGGCCGGCTTCATCCAGCGCGAGGTGGTGGCCCGGACCTCGGTGCAGGACTGCCGGACTCATCAGCGCACCTGGGACCTGCTGCGGCTCACCAAGATGCCGACGGTCCAGGTGGATCTGGGCTACCTCACCAACGACTACGACGCCTCGGTGCTCACCAACCCGCGCATGCGCGACGTGATCGCCGAAGCCATCCTCATCTCGGTGAAGCGGCTGTACCTGCTCGGCCAGGACGACCAGCCCACCGGCACCTACACCTTCGCCGAGTTGCTCGCCGAAGAGTTGGCCGCCGCGGACGCGGGCACCGTCCCCTGA
- a CDS encoding ParB/RepB/Spo0J family partition protein has protein sequence MSQAKKGGLGRGLAALIPTGPATAPGLSSAAASVIGINPIGPQPAEAFLHRVPEPESEPEPAADDLVSPGGAVYREVPADQIEPNPKQPRQVFEEEALAELVHSIREFGLMQPIVVRRVEPGVDKFQLVMGERRWRACQEAGLATIPAIIRDTDDGSMLRDALLENIHRVQLNPLEEAAAYQQLLEEFDVTHEELASRIGRSRPVVTNMIRLLKLPIPVQRRVAAGVLSAGHARALLGLDAGADAQEVLAARIVAEGLSVRATEEAVTLANRNPSEVAPPAPKRKPIHMPGLQEVAERLSGSYDTRVTVSLGKRKGKIVVEFGSVEDLERIVALMEQPSPETSL, from the coding sequence ATGAGTCAGGCGAAAAAGGGCGGTCTCGGTCGCGGTTTGGCCGCGTTGATCCCGACGGGTCCGGCGACGGCGCCGGGTCTGAGCAGTGCCGCGGCGAGCGTGATCGGCATCAATCCGATCGGCCCGCAGCCCGCCGAGGCGTTCCTGCATCGTGTCCCGGAGCCTGAATCGGAGCCCGAGCCCGCGGCTGACGATCTGGTCTCCCCCGGCGGCGCGGTCTACCGCGAGGTACCAGCCGACCAGATCGAGCCGAATCCGAAGCAGCCGCGTCAGGTCTTCGAAGAAGAGGCACTGGCCGAGCTGGTGCACTCGATTCGCGAGTTCGGGCTCATGCAGCCGATCGTGGTGCGGCGCGTCGAGCCGGGTGTCGACAAGTTCCAGTTGGTCATGGGAGAGCGCCGGTGGCGTGCCTGCCAGGAAGCTGGACTGGCCACCATCCCGGCGATCATCCGGGACACCGACGACGGCTCGATGCTGCGCGACGCTCTGCTGGAGAACATCCACCGCGTGCAGCTGAACCCACTCGAAGAGGCGGCCGCCTATCAGCAGCTGCTCGAAGAGTTCGATGTCACCCATGAGGAATTGGCCAGCCGAATCGGCCGCTCCCGACCGGTGGTGACGAATATGATCCGATTGCTGAAGCTGCCGATCCCCGTGCAGCGTCGGGTGGCGGCCGGGGTGCTCTCGGCCGGACACGCCAGGGCGCTGCTCGGTCTGGATGCCGGCGCGGACGCACAGGAAGTTCTGGCGGCGCGGATCGTCGCCGAGGGGTTGTCGGTTCGGGCCACCGAGGAAGCGGTGACGCTGGCGAATCGCAATCCCTCGGAGGTCGCTCCCCCGGCGCCGAAGCGCAAGCCGATCCACATGCCGGGACTGCAGGAAGTGGCCGAGCGGCTGTCGGGCTCCTACGACACCAGGGTCACGGTGAGTCTCGGAAAGCGTAAGGGCAAGATCGTTGTCGAGTTCGGTTCCGTCGAAGATCTCGAGCGCATTGTGGCGCTGATGGAGCAGCCCAGCCCCGAAACGTCACTGTGA
- a CDS encoding ParA family protein: MSSGPANVSRETASRVPGMLDSSSFDAETFGNTPFGNISPAETPIAAEAQRASQILHPGKVTVPKPREQRIITIANQKGGVGKTTTTVNLAAALAHQGMTVLVVDLDPQGNASTALGVAHHSGVPSSYELLIGEVAVKDAIQTSQHSERLLCVPATIDLAGAEIELVSMVAREGRLKTAIHEAALAGYDIDYVLIDCPPSLGLLTVNALVAAKEVLIPIQCEYYALEGVGQLLRNIGLVQAHLNPELHVSTVLLTMYDGRTKLADQVAEEVRNHFGDVVLKSMIPRSVKVSEAPGYGMTVLDYDPGSRGAMSYMDAGRELAGRAQLKQDAS; this comes from the coding sequence ATGTCGAGCGGTCCGGCGAATGTTTCACGGGAAACAGCGTCGCGGGTCCCGGGGATGCTGGATTCCAGCAGCTTCGACGCGGAGACGTTCGGGAACACTCCTTTCGGGAACATCTCCCCGGCCGAGACCCCGATCGCGGCGGAAGCGCAACGCGCCAGCCAGATTCTGCATCCAGGAAAGGTCACTGTGCCGAAACCCCGCGAGCAACGGATCATCACCATCGCCAACCAGAAGGGCGGCGTCGGCAAAACGACGACCACGGTCAATCTCGCTGCGGCGCTAGCGCACCAGGGGATGACGGTACTTGTCGTCGATCTCGATCCGCAGGGCAACGCGAGTACCGCGCTGGGCGTGGCGCACCACTCGGGCGTCCCGTCCAGCTACGAGCTGTTGATCGGCGAGGTGGCGGTCAAGGACGCGATCCAGACGAGCCAGCACAGCGAACGGCTGCTGTGTGTTCCGGCCACGATCGACCTCGCGGGCGCTGAGATCGAACTCGTCTCGATGGTCGCGCGCGAAGGCCGGTTGAAGACCGCCATCCACGAAGCCGCACTCGCGGGCTACGACATCGACTACGTGTTGATCGACTGCCCGCCCTCGCTCGGCCTGCTGACGGTCAACGCGCTCGTGGCCGCCAAAGAAGTGCTGATCCCGATCCAGTGCGAGTACTACGCGCTCGAAGGCGTCGGTCAGTTGCTCCGCAATATCGGTCTGGTGCAGGCGCACCTCAATCCCGAATTGCACGTGTCGACCGTCCTGCTGACCATGTACGACGGTCGCACCAAGCTGGCCGATCAGGTGGCCGAGGAAGTGCGCAACCACTTCGGCGACGTGGTGCTCAAGTCGATGATCCCGCGCAGCGTGAAGGTCTCGGAGGCGCCGGGCTACGGCATGACCGTGCTCGATTACGATCCGGGCTCCCGCGGTGCGATGAGCTACATGGACGCGGGGCGCGAGCTGGCCGGTCGCGCTCAGCTGAAGCAAGACGCGTCGTAA
- the rsmG gene encoding 16S rRNA (guanine(527)-N(7))-methyltransferase RsmG: MFHVERELGALSAELEPPAAAARLFGERLDLARRYCAALATAGVERGLIGPREVPRLWERHILNCAVIGELIDEGTTVVDIGSGAGLPGIPLAIARPDLRITLVEPLLRRTVFLSEFIEAAGLDVTVVRGRAEQSGVIKEAGGADVVTSRAVAPLAKLAHWSLPLLRDHGRMLALKGTSAAEELERDGAELIRDGATDLRVVGCGAGIVEIPTLVISAELLPRAERPTRRSERKAAGVEKKARKRRESGSS, translated from the coding sequence ATGTTTCACGTGGAACGAGAACTGGGTGCGCTGTCCGCCGAGCTGGAACCACCCGCCGCCGCTGCCCGACTGTTCGGCGAGCGCCTCGACCTCGCCCGTCGCTACTGCGCAGCCCTGGCTACCGCCGGCGTGGAGCGCGGTCTGATCGGCCCGCGGGAGGTCCCCCGACTGTGGGAGCGACACATCCTCAATTGCGCCGTGATCGGCGAGCTGATCGATGAGGGCACCACGGTCGTCGACATCGGCAGCGGCGCCGGACTCCCCGGCATCCCGTTGGCCATCGCGCGGCCGGACCTTCGCATCACTCTCGTGGAACCGCTGCTGCGGCGGACCGTCTTCCTGAGTGAGTTCATCGAGGCCGCCGGATTGGACGTGACCGTGGTGCGCGGGCGGGCCGAGCAATCCGGGGTGATCAAGGAAGCGGGGGGCGCGGATGTCGTCACCTCGCGTGCTGTCGCGCCACTCGCCAAACTCGCACACTGGTCGCTGCCGCTGTTGCGCGACCACGGACGGATGCTCGCGCTCAAGGGAACCAGCGCTGCCGAGGAACTCGAGCGCGATGGAGCCGAACTGATTCGCGACGGCGCCACCGATCTTCGTGTTGTCGGCTGCGGTGCGGGCATCGTGGAAATCCCGACGCTCGTCATCAGCGCCGAACTCCTCCCCCGTGCCGAGCGGCCCACCCGTCGTAGCGAGCGCAAGGCGGCCGGCGTGGAGAAGAAGGCGCGGAAGCGTAGGGAATCCGGAAGTTCGTGA
- a CDS encoding protein jag, whose product MTVETETDGGDATVATTVDVVNDAEEALIEEGEIAGDYLEQLLDVLDFDGDIDLDVEGDRAIVSIDGGRDLTKLVGRNGEVLDALQELTRLAVQQTTGVRSRLMLDVAGWRAQRRTDLSELGVAAATRVLESGAPEALSAMTPFERKIVHDAVADIDGVASESEGVEPNRHVVVVPE is encoded by the coding sequence ATGACTGTTGAGACCGAGACCGACGGAGGGGACGCCACTGTGGCGACGACTGTTGACGTCGTGAACGACGCCGAAGAAGCGTTGATCGAAGAGGGCGAGATCGCTGGCGACTACCTCGAGCAGCTACTCGACGTGCTCGACTTCGACGGCGATATCGACCTCGACGTCGAAGGCGACCGCGCCATCGTGAGCATTGACGGCGGCCGCGATCTGACCAAGCTCGTCGGCCGCAACGGTGAAGTGCTCGACGCGCTGCAGGAATTGACTCGGCTGGCCGTGCAGCAGACAACGGGGGTCCGCAGCCGATTGATGCTCGACGTGGCGGGCTGGCGCGCCCAGCGTCGCACCGATCTGAGCGAGCTCGGTGTGGCCGCGGCTACACGGGTGCTGGAATCGGGCGCGCCCGAAGCGCTGTCGGCGATGACTCCGTTCGAGCGCAAGATCGTGCACGACGCCGTCGCCGATATCGATGGTGTGGCGAGTGAGAGCGAAGGTGTCGAGCCGAATCGTCATGTGGTGGTCGTGCCCGAGTAG
- the yidC gene encoding membrane protein insertase YidC, whose translation MLDIIYWPVSAILWFWHKAFGFVLGADSGLTWTLSVVFLVFTLRLVLYKPFVKQVRTTKQMQELQPQIKELQKKYKNDRETMAREMQKLQKEHGFNPLMGCLPVLVQVPVFLGLFHVLRSFNRTGHGFGQLGLSAEENANLGNYIFSATDVQSFLSARIFGAPIAAFITAPTNELQAFADWGGTPSRMSIALVAIPLMIIAGVATHFNARASVQRQTPEAAANPQAAIMNKLSLWVFPLGVMVGGPFLMIGILIYWVANNVWTYGQQHLVFGRMEKEEEEKKAKKLEQRAQNAPKPGAKPVDVRKKQDAPAEDSASTNGTAASNGTPKQSAKQGGGHKRPGGQKRPGNRGRANQKRKR comes from the coding sequence GTGCTCGACATCATCTATTGGCCGGTATCCGCGATTCTGTGGTTCTGGCACAAAGCCTTCGGCTTTGTGCTCGGAGCCGACAGCGGTCTCACCTGGACCCTCTCCGTGGTGTTCCTGGTCTTCACCCTGCGGCTTGTGCTGTACAAGCCGTTCGTGAAGCAGGTCCGCACCACCAAGCAGATGCAGGAGCTGCAGCCCCAGATCAAGGAGTTGCAGAAGAAGTACAAGAACGACCGCGAGACCATGGCGCGGGAGATGCAGAAGCTGCAGAAGGAACACGGCTTCAACCCGCTGATGGGCTGCCTGCCGGTCCTGGTGCAGGTGCCGGTGTTCCTCGGTCTGTTCCACGTGCTGCGCTCGTTCAACCGCACCGGCCACGGCTTCGGCCAGCTCGGCCTGTCCGCTGAGGAGAACGCCAACCTCGGCAACTACATCTTCAGCGCGACCGACGTCCAGTCGTTCCTGAGCGCCCGAATCTTCGGTGCGCCGATCGCGGCGTTCATCACGGCGCCCACCAACGAACTCCAGGCCTTCGCCGATTGGGGTGGCACGCCGAGCCGGATGAGTATCGCGCTGGTCGCGATCCCGCTGATGATCATCGCCGGTGTGGCCACGCACTTCAACGCCCGCGCCTCGGTCCAGCGCCAGACCCCGGAGGCCGCGGCCAACCCGCAGGCCGCCATCATGAACAAGCTCTCGCTCTGGGTGTTCCCGCTCGGTGTGATGGTCGGTGGCCCGTTCCTGATGATCGGCATCCTGATCTACTGGGTGGCCAACAACGTCTGGACCTACGGGCAGCAGCATCTGGTGTTCGGCCGGATGGAGAAGGAAGAAGAAGAGAAGAAGGCCAAGAAGCTGGAGCAGCGCGCGCAGAACGCGCCCAAGCCCGGCGCCAAGCCGGTCGACGTCCGTAAGAAGCAGGACGCTCCGGCCGAGGACTCGGCCTCGACGAACGGCACCGCCGCGAGCAACGGCACCCCGAAGCAGTCGGCCAAGCAGGGTGGCGGTCACAAGCGCCCCGGCGGTCAGAAGCGGCCGGGTAACCGCGGCCGGGCGAACCAGAAGCGCAAGCGCTGA
- the yidD gene encoding membrane protein insertion efficiency factor YidD, with amino-acid sequence MRTLARLPANALIFLIELYRNYVSPTRMPICRFTPTCSEYAVTALRTRGLVIGSVLTVVRLAKCAPWHPGGWDPVPARGSNARMRGERPQAEAECDHGGRPSMRNGYCKKSSPALIGDTNDGST; translated from the coding sequence ATGAGGACTCTCGCCCGGCTACCCGCGAACGCGCTGATCTTCCTGATCGAGCTGTACCGGAACTATGTCTCCCCTACCCGGATGCCGATCTGCCGGTTCACCCCCACCTGCAGTGAGTACGCGGTGACCGCCTTGCGAACCCGCGGGCTGGTGATCGGCTCGGTGCTGACGGTCGTGCGCTTGGCCAAATGCGCACCCTGGCACCCTGGGGGGTGGGATCCCGTGCCGGCGCGCGGGTCGAATGCTCGCATGAGAGGTGAGCGGCCGCAGGCGGAAGCGGAGTGTGACCACGGAGGCCGCCCGAGCATGCGCAATGGATACTGCAAAAAGTCATCGCCCGCGTTGATCGGCGATACGAACGACGGGAGTACCTAG
- the rnpA gene encoding ribonuclease P protein component, translated as MLPEPYRLHHRAEFSRTVRRGQRIGRRDLVVHAFTHRYDEIADGDSLVRVGGPRFGLIVSKAVGNAVVRHYVARRLRHMCAQVVDELPVGTDVVIRALPGAASADSAELLRQLRTGLRKLGLRQAPEPALGRTPVGDRR; from the coding sequence GTGTTGCCTGAGCCGTATCGGTTGCACCACCGTGCCGAATTCTCCCGCACGGTGCGCCGCGGTCAGCGAATCGGGAGGCGAGATCTCGTCGTACACGCGTTCACGCACAGGTACGACGAGATCGCCGACGGCGATTCCCTGGTCCGCGTAGGCGGTCCACGGTTCGGACTGATTGTCAGCAAGGCGGTGGGTAACGCGGTGGTTCGCCACTACGTCGCCCGCCGCCTGCGTCATATGTGCGCCCAGGTGGTCGACGAGTTGCCGGTCGGTACCGATGTCGTGATCCGGGCCCTGCCCGGCGCTGCCTCTGCCGACTCCGCCGAGTTGCTGCGCCAGCTGCGCACCGGACTGCGCAAGCTGGGCTTGCGTCAGGCTCCGGAGCCCGCGCTCGGTCGCACCCCGGTCGGTGACCGGAGATGA
- the rpmH gene encoding 50S ribosomal protein L34 yields the protein MAKGKRTFQPNNRRRARVHGFRLRMRTRAGRAIVSARRRKGRSELTA from the coding sequence GTGGCCAAGGGCAAGCGGACGTTCCAGCCGAACAACCGTCGTCGGGCGCGCGTGCACGGCTTCCGCCTCCGGATGCGGACCCGTGCGGGCCGCGCCATCGTTTCGGCGCGTCGCCGTAAGGGCCGTTCCGAACTGACTGCCTGA
- the dnaA gene encoding chromosomal replication initiator protein DnaA, producing MDDEQNVLATVWPEVVAELTTGSADGAIPAVSRAQQAWLKLVKPLTVAQGFALLSVPSSLAQEAIERDLREPILRSLGRRLGPQVEGLGVRIAAPSPAAGERAGSSPRHARMTSRPERPREQVRPPAGYPGPDFSVPDYAARGEYGRPRYGAGEYPAQNGDYGNDYPAAAEYPAGGDYGNSYGGREYPAQGGEYGERTEYPGHRDSGPRDSGHREYPAESDYAQPPEYSQQPEYQQAPEYPQPTEYQGEHTQFPGSDFEPTAAYPVTDYVNGEFGGRGEFRGGRPEQRPSESAPPMRREQGGAPRREHIPPGQESLFTPDPPPRAPSRGRGPQTEEPLAARAEEPAAEAQDKPFPGQPGADSTDDEPVVDARNNWPTYFSKSPEAPPQSSSSASLNAKYTFETFVIGASNRFAHAAAVAIAEAPARAYNPLFVWGASGLGKTHLLHAAGHYAQRLFPGMRVKYVSTEEFTNDFINSLRDDRKVAFKRRYRETDILLVDDIQFIEGKEGIQEEFFHTFNTLHNANKQIVVSSDRPPKQLATLEERLRTRFEWGLITDVQPPELETRIAILRKKARMDRLDVPHDVLELIASRVERNIRELEGALIRVTAFASLNGQPLDLSLAEVVLRDLMPDTAALEINAATIMAVTAEYFNTTLEELTGPGKARPLAQARQIAMYLCRELTDLSLPKIGQAFGRDHTTVMYAEKKVRKEMTERRRVYDQVQELTARIKQRSR from the coding sequence ATGGACGACGAGCAGAACGTGCTGGCCACCGTATGGCCGGAGGTGGTCGCCGAGCTCACCACCGGCTCGGCCGACGGTGCGATCCCGGCGGTGAGCCGCGCGCAGCAGGCCTGGCTGAAGCTGGTCAAACCGCTCACCGTGGCGCAGGGCTTCGCGTTGCTGTCGGTGCCGTCCTCGCTGGCCCAGGAGGCGATCGAGCGGGATCTGCGCGAGCCCATCCTCCGGTCGCTGGGCCGCCGACTCGGCCCGCAGGTGGAAGGTCTCGGTGTTCGCATCGCCGCGCCGAGCCCGGCCGCGGGGGAGCGGGCAGGCAGTTCGCCCCGGCACGCCAGGATGACGAGCAGGCCGGAGCGGCCGCGCGAACAGGTGCGCCCGCCCGCCGGCTATCCCGGCCCCGATTTCAGCGTTCCCGACTACGCCGCCCGTGGTGAGTACGGCAGGCCGCGCTACGGGGCGGGCGAGTATCCCGCGCAGAACGGTGACTACGGCAACGACTATCCCGCCGCCGCCGAGTACCCGGCAGGCGGTGACTACGGCAACAGCTACGGCGGCCGCGAGTACCCGGCACAGGGTGGCGAATACGGCGAACGGACCGAGTACCCCGGCCACCGAGACTCCGGGCCGCGTGATTCCGGCCACCGCGAGTATCCGGCCGAGTCGGACTACGCCCAGCCGCCCGAGTACTCCCAGCAGCCGGAGTACCAGCAGGCCCCCGAGTACCCCCAGCCCACGGAATACCAGGGCGAACACACGCAGTTCCCCGGCTCCGATTTCGAGCCGACCGCCGCGTACCCGGTCACCGACTACGTCAACGGGGAGTTCGGCGGACGCGGCGAGTTCCGGGGCGGACGCCCCGAGCAACGCCCGTCCGAGTCTGCGCCGCCCATGCGCCGCGAGCAGGGCGGTGCCCCGCGTCGCGAGCACATCCCGCCCGGGCAGGAATCGCTGTTCACCCCCGACCCGCCGCCGCGCGCGCCGAGCCGGGGCCGTGGACCGCAGACCGAGGAGCCGCTGGCCGCGCGTGCCGAGGAACCGGCTGCCGAGGCGCAGGACAAGCCGTTCCCGGGCCAGCCGGGCGCCGACTCCACCGACGACGAGCCCGTGGTCGATGCCCGAAACAACTGGCCGACCTACTTCAGCAAGTCGCCCGAGGCGCCGCCACAGAGTTCGTCTTCGGCGAGCCTGAACGCCAAGTACACCTTCGAGACGTTCGTGATCGGCGCGTCCAACCGGTTCGCGCACGCGGCCGCGGTCGCCATCGCGGAGGCACCGGCGCGGGCCTACAATCCGCTGTTCGTCTGGGGCGCCTCGGGTCTTGGCAAGACCCACCTGCTGCACGCGGCGGGTCACTACGCGCAGCGGCTTTTCCCCGGGATGCGAGTGAAGTACGTCTCCACCGAGGAGTTCACCAACGACTTCATCAACAGCCTGCGCGACGACCGCAAGGTCGCGTTCAAGCGCCGCTACCGCGAGACCGACATCCTGCTGGTCGACGACATCCAGTTCATCGAGGGCAAGGAAGGCATCCAGGAGGAGTTCTTCCACACCTTCAACACCCTGCACAACGCCAACAAGCAGATCGTGGTGTCCTCGGATCGCCCGCCCAAGCAGCTGGCGACGCTGGAGGAACGGCTGCGGACCCGCTTCGAGTGGGGCCTGATCACCGATGTGCAGCCGCCCGAGCTCGAGACCCGGATCGCGATCCTGCGCAAGAAGGCGCGGATGGACCGGCTCGACGTGCCGCACGACGTGCTCGAGCTGATCGCCAGCCGGGTGGAGCGCAATATCCGTGAGCTCGAGGGCGCGCTGATCCGGGTGACGGCCTTCGCCTCGCTCAACGGTCAGCCGTTGGATCTCTCGCTGGCCGAGGTGGTGCTGCGCGATCTCATGCCCGACACCGCCGCGCTGGAGATCAATGCGGCCACGATCATGGCCGTGACCGCGGAGTACTTCAATACGACGCTGGAGGAGCTGACCGGGCCCGGCAAGGCGCGTCCGTTGGCACAGGCCCGCCAGATCGCGATGTACCTGTGTCGTGAGCTCACCGATCTGTCGCTGCCCAAGATCGGGCAGGCGTTCGGCCGGGACCACACCACAGTGA